Below is a window of Agrobacterium vitis DNA.
CAACCCGTCTTATGACTTTGTAGCCACCGTATCTTAGCAAATCATTGATGTCTATCGCTGACACACATGCTTCAATCGCGACCCGGACATGGCTTTACGGCTTGCACATGTCAGTTTTTTATCGGTAGGTCAGAAGACTGATAAAATGGACCTGTCATCGTGAGCCAAGACTTACCCCCGAGACTGAAAAGTCGCGCCATAATTGCCCAAAGCCTGGAGCTTGCCAAAAAGCGCGAGCTAGAGGCGGCAAAGACTATGCTGGATGCCCTGGCTGGCGACCGTGATTTGCTGGCGCAGGCCGGGCTTGGGCCGGACACCGCGCTTGGTATGCCGCGCAAGCTGCATTCGGCCTATCTGAAGCTTGCCAAGATTGCCGGAGACCGGCTGCGGGTCACCGGGCTGCAATATACACTAGCGCCACCACCGGACCTGCTTTTACCTTTTTCGCGTTTCAGCCGCGATGAGCGGCGGGATATGGCAGCGCTGAACCGCGAGGCAGTACCAAGAGTGCTGCACCAGATCTGGCTCGGAACACTGGCTCTGCCGCCTGCCTGCCAGGCCTGGGCCGCCCACTGCGCCCGCCATGGCTTTGCCTATCGGCTGTGGCGCGAGGCCGACCTTGAAGCACAGGGGTTTGACCAGCATCCAAGCTTTAAGGCCATGCTGGCACGCGGCGACTATCCCGGCGCTGTCGATGTGGCGCGCTATCTGATCCTTCAGCACTTCGGCGGGATTTACCTTGATTGCGACTGGTATCCGGCCCGTGACCATATCAGCTTTGCCGATTGTCTGTCTCTGGTCGGGCTTGCCGCCCTTGCCGAAGACACGCCGCGCCAGACCGGCCTCGGCAGCCTGCTGATGACCAATTCCTTCATCGCCAGCCCGCCCGGCCATCCGGTCTTTGCGCGGATTATCGAGGCCATGCCGCAGGCCATGGCGCTGCTGCCGGATGCCCCCGCCTGGTGGTCGACCGGGCCGCTGCTGATGACCGTGGTGTTTCGAGGCACCAGCTTTACCGTTCCCGATGCGAGCCTCATTGCCGCCAATCTGCAACGCGGCGCGCCGTTTGCCGAGGTGGAGGCGGCACGGGATACAGCCCTGACCACCGATGGCGGCCTGCTGATCGGCTGGAAATCCTGGTAGGTGCTTATGCCTGCCGCTGAAGCAATGTCCGCGCACTTTCCCAGCGGCAGGCTGGATGGGTGGCAGTCAGAGCGAACAGCCGCGTCAGGAAATCCCAGACCGCTTGGTCATGAACCAGATGATGGGTGAGGATGCCGATGGCCTGTAAAGGTTCAGCTTCGGGCTCCAGATAGGCAGCCAGTTCCGCAAACAGGATATCGGCATCCCGCCCACCGCGCGTCCCGTGCCAATCCATCACATCCACATGGGTGTTGAGAAGGGTTAGAGTATCTATGCGCTTCTCCCGGCCAAACACCGACAGCGCCGTAAAACCGAGGCCGGGCAGCGCTGGCAGCAAAGCCTTGTCGATCCGGTTCCAGGGCGGCACCAGCATCGGCAGCAGCTGTTCGCCGTAAAGTCCGCGCAGCTTGGCCAATCCCTGGCGCAGCTCGTCCAGGACGATTGCCGCCGGACGATGCGCCCCTAGTTCCTGGTTTTTTTCACCTGGACCAGCATGGCTCTGGTGGTTCCAACCATGCACGGCGATGGTGGCAAGGGTTTCTGCCTGCAGCAATCCGGCCAGCGCTGCACTGGTCGGCTCGGGAATGACCGCCAGCGTCAGCGGTATCTGGAAGCGGCGGGCAAGTGCCAGCAAAGTCTCCAGCGGCTCGCTGGGCTCGACCGCATCGTCATCGCGCAGCCAGAGTTTGACCGTCTTTCCCTGGGCGGCGAGATCATCGAGGCGCTGCCTCAAGAGAATTTCAGACATTATGACTTTCGCCTTCCGATTCCAGTTTAGCACTATCGCCCAGACACTGTTCCAGCAGGGCGGAAAGCCGGGCGCTGGCCGCCTCAATCGAGCGATCCTGCTCGACCATCTGGCGGGCCGCTTGCGCCATTGTCTGGCGCTTTGACGCATCGGTCAGCAGGGTCGCTATAGCTTTAGCATAGGCAGGCGCATCGCCGGGCGGCGTTAAAAATCCGGTGATATCAGGCGAAACCACTTCCGGCACGCCTGCCACGGCCTCGGCCACAACCGGCAGTCCTGCCGCCTGCGCCTCCAGATAGGCAAGGCCATAGGCCTCGCCATGGCCCGGCCAGACATAGACCGATGCGGTCGATAAGATCTCGGCGACGACTTGCGGCGGTTGCTCGCCCAAGAATTCGACCCTATCAGGCGGAAAGCCGGAAAACAGCGCCCGAACCTCGGCCCCGCAGGGTCCATCCCCAACCACTTTTAGCCGCCAGGCAAGATCGGGCAGCAGCTCCAGCGCTTTGGCCAGCGCGCCATAGCTGCTCATCTTATCGCCGGGGCGCATCATCGCCACGGTTGCCAACACATGCTGCTCTGACTGCTGCGGGCGGGCAAGAAAGGCCTGCGCATCGATAAATGGCGTCAGCCGAGCCAGCCGGGCTTGTGGCACAGCTGCCTGCAAGCCCTGCATATCCCGCGCTGTCAGGCAGAGATTGACAGCGGCACTCCTGATCGTCTCCAGCAACCTGTCCTGAAAACCAGCCCAGACGCCCAGATTGCGCCGCTGCGAATAGGAGGCCTCCGCCGTGACATAGGGGATGGCGAACCGTCGGCAAAGCGGCGGCCCGATCAGGTCCGGCGCCTTGTAATACGGGTGATAGCAAAACCACAGATCCGGCTTGCCCTGGCGCTGATAAAGCCCGGCCAGCCGCTCGATCTCTTCCTCCGCCGCCTGGGCCAGATCCGGCAGAACCGTCTCCGGCGTCGCATGGAAACTGCGCAGATCAGACGCCACGGTGACATCATGGCCCGCCAGCCGCAAGGCCCGCAGCAGGAGGCGCGCCATCAGCCGGTCGCCGGATGGGACCGGGTGGTCGGGGGATTTCAGCGGCGCGTAAAAGCCGATTTTCATGGGCAGCCTCATCGTCATGCAGGGACATGTGCGCAGTCCGCAGGCTGTTGCAAGAGGCAGAGGCAGATTTCTCGTCACCAATCACAGCCGATCAACATTGCCCGACAAGATCATCGCGCACCCTTGACATCCCATCATGCGGACCGCAACTGAAGCCGGTATTGAAATCGCCTGCGGAGCTTTATCCCACCATGTCCCATCATCCCGTTGCCGCCGAATTGCTGTCCGCCATCCAGTCCCGCCGCGCCAAGGCAGCGGTGATCGGCCTCGGCTATGTCGGCCTGCCGTTGGGTATCAGCATTGCCAAGGCCGGATTCACGGTGATGGGCTTTGATATCGACGCCGCCAAGATCGACGCCATCGAAGCCGGGACAAGCTATATCGAGGCCGTGCCAGAACATATTCTGCGCGAAGAATGCGCGGCGGGCCGCTTTTCTGCCACCTCGGACTTTCTGGCGCTTGCCGATTATGACGTGATCGCCATCTGCGTGCCGACGCCACTGACCAAGAACCGTGACCCTGACCTGTCCTATGTGGAAAACACCTGCCGCCAGATTGCCAAGTCGCTCAGGCCCGGACAACTGATCGTGCTGGAATCCACCACCTATCCCGGCACCACGCAGGAAGTAGTGAAGCCGATCCTCGAACATTCGGAACTGCGGGCCGGAGAGCATTTCTTCCTCGGTTTTTCCCCGGAACGGGAAGATCCCGGCAATCGCGAATTTGAAACCTCGACCATTCCGAAGATCATCGCCGGTGATGGTCCCGACGCATCGGCCTTGATGGCGGCCTTTTATGGTGCGGTGGTCAAAACCGTGGTGCCCGTCTCCTCGACGGCGACAGCGGAAGCCGTCAAGCTGACCGAAAACATCTTCCGCGCCGTCAATATCGCCTTGGTCAATGAATTGAAGCTGGTCTATGACGCCATGGGCATCGATGTCTGGGAGGTGATCGACGCCGCCAAGACCAAGCCCTTCGGCTATATGCCGTTTTATCCCGGCCCAGGCCTTGGCGGCCACTGCATTCCCATCGATCCGTTTTACCTGACCTGGAAATCGCGCCAATACGACCAGCCGACCCGGTTCATCGAGCTGGCGGGCGAGATCAACACGTCCATGCCGCATCACGTCGTCTCCAGGCTGGCCGAAGCGCTGGACCGCAAGGCGGGCAAAGCGCTGAGCCGGTCGCGCGTGCTGATCCTGGGTCTGGCCTACAAGAAAAACGTTCCAGATATCAGGGAAAGCCCGTCACTACGGCTGATGGAGCTTATTCTGGAACGCGGCGCCGAGGTCGCCTATTTCGACCCATTCCTGCCCGAAATTCCGAAAACCCGCGAATATAGCCATTTGAAAGGCCGTCGCAGCATCACCTGGAACGAGGAAAGCCTCGCCGCCTTCGATGCGGTGCTGATCGCCACAGACCATGACACTGTCGATTACCAGCAATTGGCCGACTGG
It encodes the following:
- a CDS encoding glycosyltransferase family 32 protein is translated as MSQDLPPRLKSRAIIAQSLELAKKRELEAAKTMLDALAGDRDLLAQAGLGPDTALGMPRKLHSAYLKLAKIAGDRLRVTGLQYTLAPPPDLLLPFSRFSRDERRDMAALNREAVPRVLHQIWLGTLALPPACQAWAAHCARHGFAYRLWREADLEAQGFDQHPSFKAMLARGDYPGAVDVARYLILQHFGGIYLDCDWYPARDHISFADCLSLVGLAALAEDTPRQTGLGSLLMTNSFIASPPGHPVFARIIEAMPQAMALLPDAPAWWSTGPLLMTVVFRGTSFTVPDASLIAANLQRGAPFAEVEAARDTALTTDGGLLIGWKSW
- a CDS encoding polysaccharide deacetylase family protein, coding for MSEILLRQRLDDLAAQGKTVKLWLRDDDAVEPSEPLETLLALARRFQIPLTLAVIPEPTSAALAGLLQAETLATIAVHGWNHQSHAGPGEKNQELGAHRPAAIVLDELRQGLAKLRGLYGEQLLPMLVPPWNRIDKALLPALPGLGFTALSVFGREKRIDTLTLLNTHVDVMDWHGTRGGRDADILFAELAAYLEPEAEPLQAIGILTHHLVHDQAVWDFLTRLFALTATHPACRWESARTLLQRQA
- a CDS encoding glycosyltransferase family 4 protein → MKIGFYAPLKSPDHPVPSGDRLMARLLLRALRLAGHDVTVASDLRSFHATPETVLPDLAQAAEEEIERLAGLYQRQGKPDLWFCYHPYYKAPDLIGPPLCRRFAIPYVTAEASYSQRRNLGVWAGFQDRLLETIRSAAVNLCLTARDMQGLQAAVPQARLARLTPFIDAQAFLARPQQSEQHVLATVAMMRPGDKMSSYGALAKALELLPDLAWRLKVVGDGPCGAEVRALFSGFPPDRVEFLGEQPPQVVAEILSTASVYVWPGHGEAYGLAYLEAQAAGLPVVAEAVAGVPEVVSPDITGFLTPPGDAPAYAKAIATLLTDASKRQTMAQAARQMVEQDRSIEAASARLSALLEQCLGDSAKLESEGESHNV
- a CDS encoding nucleotide sugar dehydrogenase, giving the protein MSHHPVAAELLSAIQSRRAKAAVIGLGYVGLPLGISIAKAGFTVMGFDIDAAKIDAIEAGTSYIEAVPEHILREECAAGRFSATSDFLALADYDVIAICVPTPLTKNRDPDLSYVENTCRQIAKSLRPGQLIVLESTTYPGTTQEVVKPILEHSELRAGEHFFLGFSPEREDPGNREFETSTIPKIIAGDGPDASALMAAFYGAVVKTVVPVSSTATAEAVKLTENIFRAVNIALVNELKLVYDAMGIDVWEVIDAAKTKPFGYMPFYPGPGLGGHCIPIDPFYLTWKSRQYDQPTRFIELAGEINTSMPHHVVSRLAEALDRKAGKALSRSRVLILGLAYKKNVPDIRESPSLRLMELILERGAEVAYFDPFLPEIPKTREYSHLKGRRSITWNEESLAAFDAVLIATDHDTVDYQQLADWCPLIIDTRNALARRSIADQAAGHTIVKA